TGAGCAGCATCGCGACGATCGTGTCGCTGATCACCACGGAGGCCGCGTTGTCGTCGCTGAACTGCGGGTTGAGCGTGTAGCCGAGGTCCGTGAAGAACTTCTTCGAGGCGGCGAGGTCGTTCACGGGCAGGTTCACGAAGATCATCTGCTGGTAGGCGGAGGTGGTCATCGGGGGTGTCTCCCATCGGGTTCGGGCCGTGCTGCCCGGTGCGTGCTGTTCGTTGGGTAGACCGGGGGGCCCTGCGGAACTCATCGGCGGGCGGGAACTTTTTCGTACGCGGTCTCGGAAACGCTGCTCAGCGGGTCAGCGGAAGGGCCGCCAGTTCGGCCACGACCAGGGTCAGGGGGACGAAGAGGGTCAGCAGGGCGCCGGTGCGCAGGGCGGCGGCGGTGCGCAGGGTGCGGGCCGGGGCGCCGAGGCGGAGCAGCGCGGCGGTGGTGTCGGCGCGGTCCTGACGGGCCTCCACGGCCGCGGTGAGGAGCGTGGCCACCGTGCTGCCGGCGACGACGGCGGCGCCGAGGCCGGTGAGGGGCCCGAAGGACGGGTCGGCCGGGTCGTACAGGGCGGCCATGGTGAACGCGCCCGACGCCACCGCGCAGACCACGCCCAGGGGCCGGCCGATGCGGGACGCCTCCTCCATCAGCCCGCGGCCCGCGAGGAGCCGCAGCGCGCCGGGGCGGACCGCCTGCAGCAGTCGGCCGCAGAGGTGGGTGAGGCCGGGACCGGCGAGCGCCAGGCCTACGGCGGTGAGGGTCCAGCCGATCAGGGCGGTCGCCGGACCGGAGGGGAGGTCTCCGGGCAGGGCGAGGGTGGCGGGGTCCGCGATGCGGTTGGCGTAGGCCTCCACGGCCAGGCCGGCGGCGAGGAGGGCCGTCCCCCAGGGGAGGGCGGTGGGGTCGGGGAGGCGGCGGGGCGACGGAGACGTGCCCTCGGCCGGACTCGGCGTCGGAGTCGGCGCCGTGGGCTCGGTCGGGCTGCTCTGCTCCGACGGGGCGCCGTCGTGCGCGGGGACGGAAGCCGGGGTGGGGGTGGCGGCGGGGGCCGCCGCCGCTGCGGTGCGGCCGCTCAGGGCAGGGCGTGCGCCGAATCGGCCGTACGCCCCGAACGGCTCGCGGGCCCCCGGGCGCCTGTTCGCTCCGAGCCGGCCGAACACCCTGGGGGCGGCCTGTACGGCCAGGCGGGCTTCCCTCGGGCGCAGCATCAGGGCGACCGACGCCGACGCGGTCACCGGGACCAGTGCCAGCAGGGTCAGGGCCGCGGGGAGGGGGAGCGGGCGGTCCGCCGCGAGGAACCCGGTGGCCGCTCCGTCGAAGGGCATGCCCGTGAGGTCGCCGCGCAGGTGCAGGAAGAGCAGGAGGGCGAGCGCCGAGCCGAGGAGGGTGGACAGGGCCGTGGTGGTCGCGGAGACGGCCATCAGACGGGCCGGGCCCAGGCCGACGGCCGCCAGACCGGGGCGGGGGCGGGTGCCGGGGTCGGCGCGGGCCACGGCCAGGGCGAAGTGGACCGTGGCGGCCAGCGGGACCGCGCACCAGGCCAGCCGGAGGGCGGAGCCGGCCGGGGTGTCGGGGTGGGTCAGGGCGTGCCCGAGGGTGCACAGGAGGAGGAAGCCGGTGCCCGCCGACGCGGTCGCCACCAGCAGGCGGCGCAGCTGTACGGCCGGGTGGGCGCTGCGGGTCAGACGGAGAGCGAGCACGCGGCCCCCCGGCCTTCCGGCTCCGTGACCGGCGGCAGATGGACCGTCTTCACCCGGCGGCCGTCCATCAGGGGCACCGTGCGGTCGGCGAGGGCGGCGGTCTCCGGGTCGTGGGTGGCCAGCACCACGGTGATGCCGTGGGAGCGGGCCGCCGTCGTCAGGGTGCGCAGGACATGGGCCCGGTCCGCGCGGTGGAGGGGGGCCGTCGGCTCGTCCGCGAAGAGGACCGAGGGGGCCGGAGCCAGGGCGCGGGTGATGCAGACCCGCTGGCGCTCGGCCTGGGTGAGTTCGTGCGGGCGGCTTCGGGATCTGTCGCCGATGTCCAGGCGGTCCAGCCACTCCAGCGCGGCGGCCTTGGCCCGGCGGCGGCTGGTGCCGCGCAGCATCAGGGGGAGGGCCGCGTTCTCCCAGACGTTCAGTTCGGGGACGAGCACCGGGGCCGGGTCGATCCAGCCGAAGCGGTTGCGGCGCAGCCGTTCGCGGGCCGTCTGGCCCATCGTGTGGACGGGCACGCTGTTGAACCAGACCTCGCCGCGCTGGGCGGGCACCAGGCCGGACAGACAGTGCAGCAGGGTCGTCTTGCCGCTGCCGCGCGGGCCGCTGACGGCGAGGATCTCGCCCTCCCGCACGCCCAGCGAGACACCGCCGAGCGCCGGTGAGCCGTCGCGGTGCGTGAAGTAGAGGGAGCGTGCCCACAGCACGTCGTTGTCCGGCGGGGCCTCCATGGGCGTACACCTCGGTTCAGATCTGTGGTTCCCGTGCCAATCCCCCGTGCGGGGGAACGAAGGCAGGGTCGATCGGTCACTCGCACGCTAGGCAGCCAGGACGGGAAGGCCGGACAGCACACGGCCCCGGGTCGCCGTTTCTCACTCGAACGGTCGACACCGGGGCCGGTGTTGATCAGCTGATCAGGCTGACGATCACAGCTTCGTCCACGCCTCCGTCAGCGTCGCGCGCAGGATCTGCTCGATCTCGTCGAACGTCTCCTGGTTGGAGATCAGCGGCGGGGCGAGCTGGACGACCGGGTCGCCGCGGTCGTCGGCACGGCAGTACAGGCCGTTGTCGAAGAGGGCCTTGGACAGGAAGCCGTACAGGACGCGCTCGGTCTCCTCGTCGTTGAAGGACTCCTTGGTGTGCTTGTCCTTCACCAGCTCGATGCCGTAGAAGAAGCCGTTTCCGCGGACGTCGCCGACGATCGGCAGGTCGTGCAGCTTCTGCAGGGTCGACAGGAACGCGCCCTCGTTGTCCAGGACGTGCTGGTTGAGGCCCTCGCGCTCGAACAGGTCGAGGTTGGTGAGGCCGACCGCCGCGGAGACCGGGTGACCGCCGAAGGTGTAGCCGTGCAGGAACGTGTTGTCGCCCTTGTAGAACGGCTCGGCCAGCCGGTCGCTGATGATGCACGCGCCGATGGGGGAGTAGCCGGACGTCATGCCCTTGGCGCAGGTGATCATGTCCGGGACGTAGCCGAACTTGTCGCAGCCGAACATCGTGCCCAGGCGGCCGAAGGCGCAGATGACCTCGTCCGAGACGAGCAGCACGTCGTACTGGTCGCAGATCTCGCGCACGCGTCGGAAGTAGCCGGGCGGGGGCGGGAAACAGCCGCCGGCGTTCTGCACCGGCTCCAGGAAGACCGCGGCGACCGTGTCCGGGCCCTCGAAGAGGATCTGCTGCTCGATCTGGTCGGCGGCCCATCGGCCGTACGCCTCGGGGTCGTCGCCGTGGATCGGGGCGCGGTAGATATTGGTGTTCGGGACCTTGTGCGCGCCCGGGACGAGCGGCTCGAAGGGGGCCTTGAGGGCCGGCAGGCCGGTGATGGACAGGGCGCCCTGCGGGGTGCCGTGATAGGCGACCGCACGCGAGATGACCTTGTACTTGGTGGGCTTGCCGACCAGCTTGAAGTACTGCTTGGCGAGCTTCCAGGCGGTCTCGACGGCCTCGCCGCCGCCGGTGGTGAAGAAGACCTTGTTCAGGTCGCCCGGCGCGTGGTGCGCGAGCCGCTCGGCCAGCTCCACCGCCTTCGGGTGGGCGTAGGACCACACCGGGAAGAACGCGAGCTCCTGCGCCTGCTTGAAGGCGCTCTCGGCCAGCTCGGTGCGGCCGTGACCGGCCTGGACCACGAACAGACCCGCGAGACCGTCGAGGTAGCGCTTGCCCTTGTCGTCGTAGATGTAGGTGCCCTCACCACGGACGATGGTGGGAACGGGCGCGTTCTCGTACGAGGACATGCGGGTGAAGTGCATCCACAGGTGGTCGTACGCGGTGCGGCTGAGGTCCTTGGTGCTCACGGTTATCGGGTCCTCACGGTCGTCAGGTTGCCCACGGTTATCGGGTTCCCCACATGTAGGTCTGCTTCTTGAGCTTCAGGTAGACGAAGCTCTCGGTGGAGCGCACGCCGGGCAGGGCCCGGATGCGTCGGTTGATGACGTCCAGCAGGTGGTCGTCGTCCTCGCAGACGATCTCGGCGAGGACGTCGAACGAGCCCGCGGTCATCACCACGTACTCGACCTCCGCCATGGCGGTCAGCGCTTCCGCTATGGACTCCACGTCGCCCTCGACGTTGATCCCGACCATCGCCTGCCGGCGGAAGCCCACGGTGAGCGGGTCCGTGACGGCGACGATCTGCATCACGCCCTGGTCGAGCAGCTTCTGGACGCGCTGGCGCACGGCCGCCTCGGAGAGGCCGACGGCCTTGCCGATCGCGGCGTAGGGCCGGCGGCCGTCCTCCTGGAGCTGTTCGATGATGGCGAGACTGACGGCATCCAGATGAGGGGTGCTGCCGTTCCTGGACTCGCGGGAGTCCCTGTGCTCTGCGCTTCGACTGGCCACGACCTCACTGTGCACGACGTCTCGACAGCTCCGCAAGGTCGGGGCGATGAAATTCGTTGTTTACGTGAGTGAGATCTGCGGATTCCGCAGGTATGGCGCGGGCGGGGGTGTTGAAAACGTGGGCGTGCGGATTAGGGTGGGTGTCTCAGTCAATGGACACCCGAAGTGGAGGGCCGGTCAGTGAGCACCGAGCTGGGACGGCTGCGCAAGCTACGCAACTACATTGACGGCGAGTTCCGGGACGCCGTCGACGGACGGACCACCGAGGTGGTCAACCCCGTGACGGGCGAGGCGTACGCGACCGCGCCGCTGTCCGGTCAGGCGGACGTGGACGCCGCGATGGCGGCCGCCGCCGCGGCCTTCCCCGGCTGGCGGGACACGACGCCCGCCGAGCGGCAGAAGGCTCTGCTCAAGATCGCGGACGCGTTCGAGGAGCGCGCCGAGGACCTCATCGCGGCCGAGGTGGAGAACACGGGCAAGCCGATCGGGCTGACCCGCTCCGAGGAGATCCCGCCGATGGTCGACCAGATCCGCTTCTTCGCGGGCGCGGCCCGGATGCTGGAGGGGCGCTCGGCCGGCGAGTACATGGAGGGGATGACCTCGATCGTCCGCCGGGAGCCGGTCGGCGTCTGCGCGCAGGTCGCGCCGTGGAACTACCCGATGATGATGGCCGTATGGAAGTTCGCCCCGGCGATCGCGGCCGGCAACACGGTCGTGCTGAAGCCCTCGGACACCACCCCCGCCTCCACCGTCCTGATCGCCGACATCATCGGCGCGATCCTGCCCAAGGGCGTCTTCAACGTCGTCACCGGCGACCGTGACACCGGCCGGCTGATGGTCGAGCACCCGACCCCGGCGATGGCCTCCATCACCGGCTCGGTGCGCGCCGGCATGTCCGTCGCCGAGTCCGCGTCGAAGGACCTCAAGCGCGTCCACCTGGAGCTGGGCGGCAAGGCGCCGGTCGTCGTCTTCGAGGACACCGACATCGCCAAGGCCGTCGAGGACATCGCGGTGGCGGGCTACTTCAACGCCGGCCAGGACTGTACGGCGGCCACCCGCGTGCTCGTCCAGGAGTCCATCCACGACGAGTTCGTCGCCGCGCTCGCGAAGGCCGCGGCCGAGACCAAGACCGGGCAGCCGGACGACGAGGACGTGCTCTACGGCCCGCTGAACAACCCCAACCAGCTCAAGCAGGTGACCGGCTTCATCGAGCGGCTGCCCGCCCACGCCAAGGTCGAGGCGGGCGGTCAGCGCGTCGGCGAGAAGGGCTACTTCTACGCCGCGACCGTCGTCTCCGGGCTGAAGCAGGACGACGAGATCATCCAGAACGAGGTCTTCGGTCCCGTCATCACCGTCCAGTCCTTCACGGACGAGGAGCAGGCGGTGGAGTGGGCCAACGGCGTCGAGTACGCCCTCGCCTCCTCCGTCTGGACCAAGGACCACGGCCGCGCGATGCGCATGTCCAAGAAGCTCGACTTCGGCTGCGTGTGGATCAACACCCACATCCCGCTGGTCGCCGAGATGCCCCACGGCGGCTTCAAGAAGTCCGGCTACGGCAAGGACCTGTCGGGCTACGGCTTCGACGACTACACGCGGATCAAGCATGTGATGACGTCGCTGGACGCGTAGACGCCCACGAGATCCCGGCTCCGCCTGGTCAAGAGGTCCCCTCCGAGCGGAGAGGTCCCCTCCGAGGGGAGAGGTCCCCTCTGTGGGGCCGGGATCGACAAGGTGTCGGGTGCGGCCGGTTCCGCTCGACGCCGCGTCGATTGCCCGGGCGCGGCCGGGAGGGGCAGGCTTCGCGCATGCCCCTCCCCCCGAAGACGTCCGCGAAGCCCTTCGCCCCGTCCCGCCGCTCCCTGCTGAGCGCCCTCGGCGGCGCCGCCGCTCTCGGCGCCCTCGCCGGCTGCGGGGTGCCCGCCGCGTACGTACGGCCCGGTGACCGGGCCGGCGCCGATCTGTCCGTCACGGACAAGCGGCTGACCTGGGCGAACTGGCCGCTCTACATCGACACCGCGGACGACGACGCCACGAAGCGGCCCACGCTGGACGCCTTCGGGAAGAGCACGGGCATCTCCGTCGACTACGTCGAGGAGATCAACGACAACGACGAGTTCTTCGGCAAGATCAGCCCCGCGCTGATGAACCACCAGCGGACCGGCCGCGACCTGATCGTCATGAGCGACTGGATGTGCGCCCGGTTCGTACGGCTCGGCTGGGTGCAGGAGATGGACCGGGCCCGACAGCCGAACGTCGCCGAGTACCTTGACCCGCTGCTGCGTTCGCCCGCCTTCGACCCGGGCCGCAGGTGCACCGTGCCCTGGCAGTCCGGCATCACCGGCATCGCCTACGACCGCCGCAGGCTGGGCCGCGAGATACGCAGCGTCTCCGACCTGTGGGCGAGCGACCTCAAGGGACGGGTCACCCTGCTCTCCGGTCTGGACGAGGCGTTCGCGCTGCTGATGCAGGGCAACGGCGTCGACGTCACCAAGTGGACGGCCGACGACTTCCACCGGATCTGCGACGAGGTGCAGAAACAGGTGCGCAACGGCCAGATCCGCCGGTTCACCGGCAACGACTACACCAAGGACCTGGTCAGCGGCGACGTCCTGGCCTGTCAGGCGTACTCCGGCGACGTCATCCAACTCCAGGCGGACAACCCCGACATCCGCTTCGTCGTCCCCGAGGAGGGCGCCGAGCTGTGGTCGGACTCGCTGATGATCCCCAACCTCGCGCAGCACAAGACGAACGCCGAGCGGCTGATCGACTACTACTACCGGCCCGAGGTCGCCGCCGAACTCGCGTCCTGGGTGAACTACGTCTGCCCCGTCCCCGCGGCCCAGGCGGTCCTCGCCGACTCCGACGACGCGGACACCGCCGCCCTCGCCGACAACCCCCTGA
This window of the Streptomyces sp. NBC_01275 genome carries:
- a CDS encoding ABC transporter ATP-binding protein, which produces MEAPPDNDVLWARSLYFTHRDGSPALGGVSLGVREGEILAVSGPRGSGKTTLLHCLSGLVPAQRGEVWFNSVPVHTMGQTARERLRRNRFGWIDPAPVLVPELNVWENAALPLMLRGTSRRRAKAAALEWLDRLDIGDRSRSRPHELTQAERQRVCITRALAPAPSVLFADEPTAPLHRADRAHVLRTLTTAARSHGITVVLATHDPETAALADRTVPLMDGRRVKTVHLPPVTEPEGRGAACSLSV
- a CDS encoding aspartate aminotransferase family protein; translated protein: MSTKDLSRTAYDHLWMHFTRMSSYENAPVPTIVRGEGTYIYDDKGKRYLDGLAGLFVVQAGHGRTELAESAFKQAQELAFFPVWSYAHPKAVELAERLAHHAPGDLNKVFFTTGGGEAVETAWKLAKQYFKLVGKPTKYKVISRAVAYHGTPQGALSITGLPALKAPFEPLVPGAHKVPNTNIYRAPIHGDDPEAYGRWAADQIEQQILFEGPDTVAAVFLEPVQNAGGCFPPPPGYFRRVREICDQYDVLLVSDEVICAFGRLGTMFGCDKFGYVPDMITCAKGMTSGYSPIGACIISDRLAEPFYKGDNTFLHGYTFGGHPVSAAVGLTNLDLFEREGLNQHVLDNEGAFLSTLQKLHDLPIVGDVRGNGFFYGIELVKDKHTKESFNDEETERVLYGFLSKALFDNGLYCRADDRGDPVVQLAPPLISNQETFDEIEQILRATLTEAWTKL
- a CDS encoding Lrp/AsnC family transcriptional regulator encodes the protein MHSEVVASRSAEHRDSRESRNGSTPHLDAVSLAIIEQLQEDGRRPYAAIGKAVGLSEAAVRQRVQKLLDQGVMQIVAVTDPLTVGFRRQAMVGINVEGDVESIAEALTAMAEVEYVVMTAGSFDVLAEIVCEDDDHLLDVINRRIRALPGVRSTESFVYLKLKKQTYMWGTR
- a CDS encoding gamma-aminobutyraldehyde dehydrogenase, which produces MSTELGRLRKLRNYIDGEFRDAVDGRTTEVVNPVTGEAYATAPLSGQADVDAAMAAAAAAFPGWRDTTPAERQKALLKIADAFEERAEDLIAAEVENTGKPIGLTRSEEIPPMVDQIRFFAGAARMLEGRSAGEYMEGMTSIVRREPVGVCAQVAPWNYPMMMAVWKFAPAIAAGNTVVLKPSDTTPASTVLIADIIGAILPKGVFNVVTGDRDTGRLMVEHPTPAMASITGSVRAGMSVAESASKDLKRVHLELGGKAPVVVFEDTDIAKAVEDIAVAGYFNAGQDCTAATRVLVQESIHDEFVAALAKAAAETKTGQPDDEDVLYGPLNNPNQLKQVTGFIERLPAHAKVEAGGQRVGEKGYFYAATVVSGLKQDDEIIQNEVFGPVITVQSFTDEEQAVEWANGVEYALASSVWTKDHGRAMRMSKKLDFGCVWINTHIPLVAEMPHGGFKKSGYGKDLSGYGFDDYTRIKHVMTSLDA
- a CDS encoding spermidine/putrescine ABC transporter substrate-binding protein, producing the protein MPLPPKTSAKPFAPSRRSLLSALGGAAALGALAGCGVPAAYVRPGDRAGADLSVTDKRLTWANWPLYIDTADDDATKRPTLDAFGKSTGISVDYVEEINDNDEFFGKISPALMNHQRTGRDLIVMSDWMCARFVRLGWVQEMDRARQPNVAEYLDPLLRSPAFDPGRRCTVPWQSGITGIAYDRRRLGREIRSVSDLWASDLKGRVTLLSGLDEAFALLMQGNGVDVTKWTADDFHRICDEVQKQVRNGQIRRFTGNDYTKDLVSGDVLACQAYSGDVIQLQADNPDIRFVVPEEGAELWSDSLMIPNLAQHKTNAERLIDYYYRPEVAAELASWVNYVCPVPAAQAVLADSDDADTAALADNPLIFPDASMRERLVIARDITSSERVEFAKRWNVIVGL